From the genome of Papaver somniferum cultivar HN1 chromosome 2, ASM357369v1, whole genome shotgun sequence, one region includes:
- the LOC113353318 gene encoding omega-hydroxypalmitate O-feruloyl transferase-like — translation MEETSNSTTSGIANLSVMIEGEPTLIFPAEKTPEGEYFLSNLDYGPFMIHTIYCFRKTFDSELDAATAIREGLAKVLVYYYPLAGRIAMNEKNRFMINCTGEGALFVEAKADCTLGDINVSMKPDSASLGKLLYDINGVQNPPLLVAQVTKFTCGGFCLGLSMDHIIFDGIGATEFVNSWGEVTRGLLISNPPFLDRALLKARVPPMVKFAHAFEQIIDMSSDTVALLEEKTLVNKSFVFRLEKLEQLKKEAMEDEVLKKCTTFETLTAFMWRAQTKALRLHPDQQVRVVFTVDARSKLDPPLPKGYFGNAAVLISCQSSAREILDNPFSTTIQKIQEKIKMVTNDYIRSGIDFFEEQHERKPLTYTIFLNAWSRLAFHSVDFGWGGPMYSGPLHVAKNVVLFLPHGKERRDINLFLGLPASAMKLFEEIIDI, via the exons ATGGAGGAGACTAGCAACTCGACCACCTCTGGTATTGCAAATCTGAGTGTCATGATTGAAGGAGAACCAACTTTGATTTTTCCAGCAGAAAAGACCCCGGAGGGTGAATATTTTTTGTCCAACCTCGATTATGGTCCCTTTATGATTCATACTATTTATTGCTTTAGAAAAACTTTTGATAGTGAACTAGATGCTGCTACAGCTATCAGAGAGGGCTTAGCAAAAGTTCTTGTTTACTACTATCCTCTTGCTGGGCGTATAGCAATGAATGAGAAAAACAGGTTTATGATCAACTGCACAGGTGAAGGTGCTCTCTTTGTGGAGGCCAAGGCTGATTGTACATTGGGAGATATCAATGTCTCCATGAAACCCGATTCTGCTAGTCTCGGGAAACTTCTTTATGATATTAATGGTGTTCAAAATCCTCCTTTACTTGTGGCTCAG GTGACCAAATTCACGTGTGGAGGATTTTGTTTGGGGCTAAGTATGGATCACATAATTTTTGATGGAATTGGTGCAACGGAGTTTGTGAATTCATGGGGTGAAGTTACAAGAGGGTTGCTTATCTCAAACCCACCGTTCCTAGATCGAGCCTTGCTGAAAGCACGAGTCCCGCCGATGGTCAAATTTGCCCATGCATTTGAACAAATAATTGACATGTCATCAGACACCGTGGCTCTCTTGGAAGAAAAAACGCTTGTCAACAAATCCTTTGTTTTTCGCTTAGAGAAGCTAGAACAACTGAAGAAAGAAGCGATGGAAGATGAGGTGCTCAAAAAATGTACTACTTTTGAAACACTCACTGCTTTCATGTGGAGAGCTCAAACTAAAGCATTAAGACTTCATCCCGATCAGCAAGTAAGGGTAGTCTTTACGGTTGATGCACGGTCTAAATTAGACCCACCCCTACCGAAAGGATACTTCGGTAATGCAGCCGTGTTAATTAGTTGCCAGTCCAGCGCGAGGGAGATACTAGACAACCCATTTTCaacaacaatacagaaaattcaagaaaaaattaaGATGGTTACAAATGATTACATCAGATCAGGCATAGATTTTTTCGAAGAACAACATGAACGGAAACCTTTAACATACACCATTTTCTTAAATGCTTGGTCTCGGCTAGCATTCCATAGCGTGGATTTTGGTTGGGGAGGACCTATGTACTCAGGTCCCCTGCATGTGGCTAAAAATGTGGTTTTGTTCTTGCCTCATGGAAAGGAACGGAGAGACATAAATTTGTTTCTTGGTTTGCCTGCTTCTGCAATGAAGCTCTTCGAAGAAATAATTGATATCTAG